TTGACGAATATTGTAGGCGGGCAGTTCTGTTAACAAAAAATTTACCGCCCTTGCCTGAGGAATTTCAGGCAGAAGCGTTGAAAATCCATTTAGAATTTGAATATAAGCCTTAAATTATGGAATTTGTTCATCTTCATAATCATACTGAATACAGTTTATTAGATGGTGCTAATAAAATTGCTAATTTGATTTTAAAAGCAAAGAAAGAAAACATGAAAGCCTTGGCAATTACTGACCACGGTAATCTTTTTGGTGCCATTGAATTTTATAATGAATGTTTAAAAGAAGGAATAAAACCAATAATTGGGATGGAGGCATATGTAGCGGTCGGTAGGCGCGACGAAAAGAAGCCCCATCCCACTATTCAGGAATCCAGTTTTCATCTTACTCTATTGGCATTAGATTTAGAAGGTTATCATAATCTTTTAAAATTAGCCTCTTATGCCTATTTGGAAGGGTTTTATTATAAACCCCGTGTGGATAAAGAACTTTTAAACGAATATCATAAAGGGATAATTGCTCTTTCCGGTTGTCAAAAAGGAGAAATAAATTATTATTTAAGAATTGGTGATTACGAAAACGCCCAAAAAGCCCTTTTTGATTATTTAGATATTTTTGGCCGAGAATATTTCTTTTTGGAGATAATGAAAGTTGGTTTAGAAAATGAAGATAGAATAAATTCCCAAATTATTAAATTAGCTCAAGATAATAAAGTAAATTTAGTAGCAACTAATGATTGTCATTACTTATCAAAAGAAGATTACTATGTTCACGATATTTTATTATGTATCCAAACTAATAAGAAATTAACCGACCCTAAAAGATTAAAGTTTGAGTCTAAGGAACTCTATTTTAAATCAAAAGAAGAAATGATTAATATTTTTCAAGGAATAGAGGAGGCTTTAAAAAATACTTGGGAAATTGCCGAAAGAGTAACTCTTTATTTAGATACCTCTGGAAAAAACTTTCACTTGCCAAAATTTATTAAACCAAAAGGTTTTGAAAGTAATTACCAATATTTAGATTATTTAGTAAAAGAAGGATTGAAAAATTTAAAAGAAAAAAATCCAGAAATTAAAAATAATTTTGATAAATATCTTTCTCGGTTAGATTATGAACTTTCATTAATAGAAAAAATTGGTTTTACTGATTATTTCTTGATTGTTAAAGATATTATTGATTTTGCTAAAAAAGAAAATATTCCAGTTGGTCCCGGAAGAGGAAGTGCAGTCGGTAGTTTGGTTTTGTATGCTTTAGGAGTTACTAATATTGATCCATTAAAATACGGATTGATGTTTGAAAGGTTCATTAATCCCGAAAGAGTTACAATGCCAGATATTGATATTGATTTTTCTGACGAAAAAAGAGATAAGGTGATAGATTATTTGAGAAAAAAATATGGTGAAGAAAACGTCGCCCAAATAATCACCTTTGGTCGGATGATGGCTAGAGGTGTAATTAGAGATGTTGGCCGGGTGATGGGAATTCCTTTAGAGGAAGTTGATACGATTGCTAAAACCTTGCCAGCTAATGTGGAATTAACTGAAGCCTATGAGAGGATACCGGAATTTAGGGAGTTGATTAATAGCAAAGAGATATATAAAAAACTTTATGAAACTGCTTTGAAATTGGAAGGGGTGGCTCGCCACGCTTCTATCCACGCTTCCGGGATTGTCATCGCTCCGGGAAGGTTAATTGATTATGTGCCTTTATATAAATCTACTGATGGCGATATCTGTACTCAATATGATATGGATTCTTTGGCAGCGGTGGGTCTTTTAAAGATGGATATATTAGGTTTAAAAACTTTGAGGGTGATTGAAGAGACCTATCAATTGGTAGAAAAAAATGGTAAAAAGATCGAAAGAGAAGTTTCTTTGGACGATAAAAAAACTTATCAGCTTTTAAGCGAAGGAAGGACTTTGGGAATATTTCAATTAGAAAGTATGGGTATGAGAGAGATTTTAAAAAAGATCAACCCAGAAAAAATCGAAGATCTAATAGCAGTTTTGGCACTTTATCGACCAGGACCCCTTTTGAGCGGCGATGTGGATAGATTTATCAAAAGAAAAAAAGGGAAAGAAGAGGTTACCTATCCACATCCTTTATTAGAAGATATATTAAAAGAGACCTACGGAATGATTCTTTATCAAGAACAGGTGATGCAAATTGCTGCGAAGATTGCTGATTTTACTTTGGGAGAAGCTGATATTTTACGAAGGGCAATGGGCAAAAAAATTCCCGAGTTAATGGCTGAGATGAAAGAGAGATTTGTTTTAAAAGCAAAGAGTAAAGGAATAAGTGAAGAAGAAGCCTCTCAAATTTTTGAATTACTTATTCCTTTTGCTGGTTACGGTTTTAATAAATCCCACGCGGCAGGCTATGCCTATTTAAGTTATCTTACTGCTTATTTGAAAGCCAATTATCCAAAGGAATTTCTTTGTGCTACATTGACTAGCGAAATAAATACACCAGAAAAAATTGAAGAGATTATTAAAGAGGCGAAGTCTCTGGGGATAGAAATCCTTCCGCCGGATATTAACAAAAGTTATTATGAATTTGTTATTGAAAAAGAGGGTATTCGTTATGGTTTGGGAGCATTAAAGGGAATTGGCAAAAGTTTTTGTGATGCCTTGGTGAAAGAAAGAAAAAGAAAAGAATTCACTTCTTTTGAAGATTTTATTATGCGAACAAAACCCTTTGGCAATAAAAAAGCCTACGAAGTTTTAATTAAAGCCGGTTGCTTTGACTGTTTTAATATAAAAAGAGAAATCTTATTAGCTCGGTTACCTGAATATCAAAGAGGAAGTAAAGAGGCGGTTGGTGTTTTACAATTTTCCTTATTTGAAGAAGATAAAAAGAAAAAAATAAAAGAAAAAAGGGAAATAAAAGAAAAACCAAATTTTGAATATGAAAAAGAAGTGTTTGGGTTTTATTTTTCTTACCATCCTTTAAGGGAATACCAAGAACTCTATCAAGCCCTTGCTTTAAAGAATTTTGATGAGTTAGAATATTTAGATAAAAATGAAGAGTATCTTTTCTTAGGAGTGCTTACTGAACGGAAAACAAAATATGATAAAAATGGCAAAAATTTTGCTGTTATAAGTTTAGAAGATTTAAATAGAAAAATAACAGGTTTTCTTTTTAACGAAGTTTACGAAGGAAAGTATAAAAGTTTAAAAAAAGAAGAAGTTTATATAATTAAAGGTCGATTAAAAAGCAATAAGGATCTAAGTATTGTTGTGAAAGATATCTATCCGATAGAAAAATTATGGGAGAGAATTAAAAGAATAAATATTGAAGTGAAAGAGAATGCTGAATTAAAAAATTTGCCTATTTTAAGAGATATTCTTTTAGAATATCCGGGAGAAGCAGAAGTGATAATTGCTTATTACGAAGAAGGTAAAAGGAAGATAGGCAGGCTCACCAATTTGAAAATCAAACCAAATATGGAACTTCTTAAAAGATTAAAAGAGATAGCGATAATAAAAGATGTAAGATTTCTTTTTTAAATAATCGGTCTTAAGCTCTGAGAGTAACAACTTTATGCTAATATTTTGATTTTTCGATAATTAGATTTTAAAAAATTTTAAATCAAAACATTAATTTTCCCCTTGACAAAAAGGTAATTTTTGACTATATTTATATAGTTATGTAGATATAAAAGGTTAGGTAGTTATGGATAAGGAAGATGGCCGACGTTTATACCAAACCAAAAAAGACGGTCCATATTGTGGCCGATCTTTATGGAATCGAGGAGGGACTTATTTCGCGCGTAAAGGAAGTAAAGAGGATTTTAAGAGGGGCAATAGAGAAAGCAAAATTATCAGTGGTTGGTTCCCGATTTTTTCAATTTAATCCTCACGGAGTGACAGGAATATTTTTATTAAAAGAATCTCATATCAGTATTCATACTTGGCCGGAATATGGCTATGCGGCGGTAGATATTTTTACTTGTAAAAATGATAAAAGCGCTTTTATCGCTTATAATTATTTATTAGAAAAATTAAAACCAAAGAAAGTGAAAAAGAAGATAATGGTTAGAGAGGTATGGAAAAAATAATCTCTCACATAATTAATTTCATTGGTCAAAAAGAAAAAGTTTTGTTTCCCGAACTTTTGGAATTTTTAGCCGATTATTATCCCTTAAAAGATACTATAAAAGTTCTAAATAAAATGGTTAAAGTTGGCTTGCTCACTTCCGAAAACTCCCATTTAATTTTGACAGAAAAAGGAAAAGAGTTATATTTTCAGATAAAATCACCCTTCCGGACCGGTCTTTGCGAAAATTGTTTAGGCAAAAGGATTATTATTAATGAAGATTTTCAAAAGATTTTGGAAAAGTTTAAAGAAATTGTGAAAGAAAGACCCCAACCAATTGTTGAATATATTCAAGGTTATATGAAAGAAGAAGATGTTATAAGAAGAATTGTTTTTATGCATTCTTATAATGATTTAAAAGAAAAGAATATTCTTATTATTGGTGACGATGATTTATTAAGTGTCGCTTTGGCATTAACTAAATTGCCTAAAAGAATAGTAGTATTAGATATTGATAAAAGGTTAGTTGATTTCTTAGAAGAAATAAATAAAAAATACGATTTGAAAATTGAGATTTTTCAATATAATATTAGTGAGCCTTTTCCTAAAAAATTAAAAAAGAAATTTGATGTCTTTTCTTGTGAACCTTTAGAAACCTATAGTGGCTTAAAATTATTTATTGGACGGGGAATAAATGCTTTAAAGAAAAATGGTGTTGGTTATTTCGGTTTAACAATTCAAGAGGCTTCTTATCCTAAATGGCAATTTATTCAGAAATTT
The candidate division WOR-3 bacterium DNA segment above includes these coding regions:
- the dnaE gene encoding DNA polymerase III subunit alpha, giving the protein MEFVHLHNHTEYSLLDGANKIANLILKAKKENMKALAITDHGNLFGAIEFYNECLKEGIKPIIGMEAYVAVGRRDEKKPHPTIQESSFHLTLLALDLEGYHNLLKLASYAYLEGFYYKPRVDKELLNEYHKGIIALSGCQKGEINYYLRIGDYENAQKALFDYLDIFGREYFFLEIMKVGLENEDRINSQIIKLAQDNKVNLVATNDCHYLSKEDYYVHDILLCIQTNKKLTDPKRLKFESKELYFKSKEEMINIFQGIEEALKNTWEIAERVTLYLDTSGKNFHLPKFIKPKGFESNYQYLDYLVKEGLKNLKEKNPEIKNNFDKYLSRLDYELSLIEKIGFTDYFLIVKDIIDFAKKENIPVGPGRGSAVGSLVLYALGVTNIDPLKYGLMFERFINPERVTMPDIDIDFSDEKRDKVIDYLRKKYGEENVAQIITFGRMMARGVIRDVGRVMGIPLEEVDTIAKTLPANVELTEAYERIPEFRELINSKEIYKKLYETALKLEGVARHASIHASGIVIAPGRLIDYVPLYKSTDGDICTQYDMDSLAAVGLLKMDILGLKTLRVIEETYQLVEKNGKKIEREVSLDDKKTYQLLSEGRTLGIFQLESMGMREILKKINPEKIEDLIAVLALYRPGPLLSGDVDRFIKRKKGKEEVTYPHPLLEDILKETYGMILYQEQVMQIAAKIADFTLGEADILRRAMGKKIPELMAEMKERFVLKAKSKGISEEEASQIFELLIPFAGYGFNKSHAAGYAYLSYLTAYLKANYPKEFLCATLTSEINTPEKIEEIIKEAKSLGIEILPPDINKSYYEFVIEKEGIRYGLGALKGIGKSFCDALVKERKRKEFTSFEDFIMRTKPFGNKKAYEVLIKAGCFDCFNIKREILLARLPEYQRGSKEAVGVLQFSLFEEDKKKKIKEKREIKEKPNFEYEKEVFGFYFSYHPLREYQELYQALALKNFDELEYLDKNEEYLFLGVLTERKTKYDKNGKNFAVISLEDLNRKITGFLFNEVYEGKYKSLKKEEVYIIKGRLKSNKDLSIVVKDIYPIEKLWERIKRINIEVKENAELKNLPILRDILLEYPGEAEVIIAYYEEGKRKIGRLTNLKIKPNMELLKRLKEIAIIKDVRFLF
- a CDS encoding bis-aminopropyl spermidine synthase family protein, whose translation is MEKIISHIINFIGQKEKVLFPELLEFLADYYPLKDTIKVLNKMVKVGLLTSENSHLILTEKGKELYFQIKSPFRTGLCENCLGKRIIINEDFQKILEKFKEIVKERPQPIVEYIQGYMKEEDVIRRIVFMHSYNDLKEKNILIIGDDDLLSVALALTKLPKRIVVLDIDKRLVDFLEEINKKYDLKIEIFQYNISEPFPKKLKKKFDVFSCEPLETYSGLKLFIGRGINALKKNGVGYFGLTIQEASYPKWQFIQKFINQSNGVITDMIKGFSSYPVNSYESFNCEEVLLKRLKMVINPSGKEIAWYKSTLIRFEILGEPKNLIKPEKRYKLIFKDEEEDITIP
- the speD gene encoding adenosylmethionine decarboxylase; the protein is MADVYTKPKKTVHIVADLYGIEEGLISRVKEVKRILRGAIEKAKLSVVGSRFFQFNPHGVTGIFLLKESHISIHTWPEYGYAAVDIFTCKNDKSAFIAYNYLLEKLKPKKVKKKIMVREVWKK